A DNA window from Chroogloeocystis siderophila 5.2 s.c.1 contains the following coding sequences:
- a CDS encoding methyltransferase family protein: MKLLTDWGFTRVGWRNNQRGEYWVLAQVFLILSFLGLPVYQPAIINKSSNLIYFVWAVAFGLGLVATIFLLKGLRDLGSNLTPLPYPKNEGQLVQTGVYHIVRHPLYSGVILAALSWTVFALSLSHLVGSVILFAFFDAKARKEEAWLTQKYPDYPDYCQRVKKLIPGIY, encoded by the coding sequence ATGAAACTTTTAACTGATTGGGGCTTCACGCGTGTAGGATGGCGTAACAACCAACGAGGCGAATATTGGGTACTTGCCCAAGTTTTTTTGATATTGAGCTTCTTGGGGTTACCTGTTTACCAACCTGCCATAATTAACAAATCTAGTAATTTAATATACTTCGTATGGGCTGTAGCCTTTGGATTAGGATTAGTTGCTACTATTTTTCTTCTTAAAGGCTTAAGGGATCTAGGTAGTAATCTGACTCCGCTGCCATACCCTAAAAACGAAGGACAATTAGTGCAAACTGGCGTTTATCATATCGTGCGCCATCCACTCTACAGTGGTGTCATCTTAGCTGCACTGAGTTGGACTGTATTCGCGCTCAGTTTGTCGCACTTAGTAGGAAGCGTAATTTTATTTGCTTTTTTTGATGCTAAGGCTAGAAAAGAAGAAGCCTGGCTAACCCAGAAGTATCCAGATTATCCAGACTATTGTCAACGCGTTAAAAAGCTAATTCCTGGAATTTATTAG
- a CDS encoding aldo/keto reductase has product METIRLGQDGPAVTPLCIGTWAWGDKLFWSYGSDYDANQLREAFNAAVEAGTTFFDTAEIYGFGQSEEFLAQFMQQTTQPVQIATKFGPFPWRFTGQSVSDALTDSLKRLQLTKVTLYQVHWPFTFLLSQETLMNTLADEVQRGRIEAIGVSNYSAEQMREAHNLLAKRGVRLAVNQVRYSLITRQIETNGILDTARELGVTILAYSPLAQGLLTGKYSADNSETPTGARRIDPRFSNDGLRKIEPLLSLLREIGAKRDRTPAQVALNWLIAQGNVIPIAGAKTAAQVKQNAGALGWKLSEDEFTQLDLASRSWR; this is encoded by the coding sequence GTGGAAACAATTAGATTAGGACAAGATGGTCCTGCAGTTACACCTTTGTGTATTGGTACGTGGGCTTGGGGCGACAAACTGTTCTGGAGTTACGGTAGCGACTACGATGCAAATCAACTACGCGAAGCATTCAACGCTGCTGTAGAAGCAGGAACCACGTTCTTTGATACTGCCGAAATTTACGGATTTGGGCAGTCTGAAGAATTTTTAGCACAGTTCATGCAGCAGACAACGCAACCCGTCCAGATTGCAACTAAATTTGGTCCTTTTCCTTGGCGATTTACAGGTCAATCTGTATCGGATGCGTTAACCGATAGTTTAAAACGCCTGCAATTAACCAAAGTCACACTCTATCAAGTACATTGGCCTTTTACCTTCTTGCTCAGTCAAGAAACCTTGATGAACACCTTAGCCGATGAAGTGCAACGCGGCAGAATTGAGGCGATCGGTGTCAGCAACTATTCCGCCGAACAAATGCGCGAAGCCCATAATTTATTAGCTAAGCGCGGCGTACGTTTAGCAGTGAATCAAGTCCGTTACTCGCTAATTACGCGGCAAATTGAAACGAATGGTATCCTCGATACAGCACGCGAATTGGGCGTGACAATTTTAGCGTATAGCCCATTAGCACAGGGCTTACTAACAGGTAAATACTCAGCCGACAATTCTGAAACTCCTACTGGTGCGCGGCGAATTGATCCCCGTTTTAGCAATGATGGTTTGCGGAAAATAGAACCGTTGTTATCTTTACTGCGAGAAATCGGGGCAAAACGCGATCGCACGCCTGCGCAAGTCGCACTCAACTGGTTAATCGCTCAAGGTAATGTTATCCCCATTGCTGGTGCAAAAACAGCCGCACAAGTCAAACAAAATGCTGGTGCTTTAGGCTGGAAACTAAGTGAAGATGAATTCACACAACTAGATTTAGCAAGTCGTTCTTGGCGATGA
- a CDS encoding BCD family MFS transporter, producing MVNKASLKQISPKINLLTMFRLGLFQMGLGIMSILTLGVLNRIMIKELAIPATLVAGTIAMHQFVAPARLWFGQLSDAKTIGGTHRTGYVWIGAALFAIASFLAVQVTWLLGNSVHSQGWTLTTYSLIALLGGIFALYGLALSSSSTPFAALLVDVSDEDNRSKLVGIVWSMLMVGIVIGAIVSGRLLPAPTTCQDAVVNSIYSNPQSLALLQNSINRLFILLPAVVFGLAVFSTFGVEKKYSRYTSRSMIANREDKITLSQALKVLTASRQTGLFFTFLLVMTVSLFMQEAVMEPYGGEVFAMCVSETTRLNAFWGTGTLLGISSTGFLIVPRIGKQKTALLGCLTVAFSLSLVVLSGFSANPQMLQGALLLFGLASGVTTTGAISLMLDLTAAETAGTFIGAWGLAQAIARAVATVTGGAVLDIGRQIFSDRVLAYGLVFTVQAFGMLLAIWFLNRVDVAEFRSNAKNAIASILENELD from the coding sequence ATGGTAAACAAGGCTTCGTTGAAGCAGATTTCTCCTAAAATTAATCTTCTAACAATGTTCCGACTGGGCTTATTTCAGATGGGATTAGGCATTATGTCGATCCTGACGCTGGGAGTACTCAACCGGATCATGATCAAAGAATTAGCGATTCCCGCAACTTTGGTAGCAGGGACAATTGCCATGCATCAGTTTGTTGCACCTGCAAGATTATGGTTTGGTCAGTTGTCGGATGCAAAAACGATTGGTGGAACGCACCGTACTGGTTATGTGTGGATTGGCGCAGCGTTATTTGCGATCGCGTCTTTTTTAGCCGTACAAGTAACATGGCTGTTAGGAAACAGCGTTCACTCGCAAGGTTGGACATTGACAACTTACAGCTTGATTGCACTGCTAGGAGGCATTTTTGCGCTGTACGGGTTAGCACTGAGTTCGAGTTCGACTCCTTTCGCCGCATTGCTTGTAGACGTTTCGGATGAAGACAATCGCTCTAAACTTGTTGGTATTGTATGGTCAATGTTGATGGTAGGGATCGTGATTGGCGCGATCGTCAGTGGAAGATTACTTCCTGCGCCTACAACTTGCCAAGACGCAGTTGTGAACTCAATCTATAGCAATCCGCAAAGTCTAGCGTTGCTCCAAAATTCGATTAACCGCTTGTTTATTCTGCTACCTGCGGTTGTGTTTGGATTGGCAGTGTTCTCAACTTTTGGTGTAGAAAAGAAATATTCGCGTTACACATCGCGTTCGATGATCGCCAACCGCGAAGACAAAATTACGCTTTCTCAGGCATTAAAAGTATTAACCGCTAGCCGTCAAACAGGTTTGTTTTTCACGTTCTTGCTCGTCATGACGGTTAGCTTATTTATGCAAGAAGCGGTGATGGAACCTTATGGCGGTGAAGTCTTTGCGATGTGTGTTTCAGAAACGACGCGGTTAAACGCGTTTTGGGGAACGGGAACGCTTTTAGGCATTAGCAGTACAGGGTTTTTGATTGTACCGCGTATTGGCAAGCAAAAAACTGCGCTCTTAGGCTGTTTGACAGTTGCGTTCTCGTTATCATTAGTTGTACTATCGGGTTTTAGTGCGAATCCACAGATGTTGCAAGGAGCTTTATTATTATTTGGTTTAGCTTCTGGCGTCACAACCACAGGCGCAATTAGTTTGATGCTCGACTTAACCGCAGCAGAAACCGCAGGAACTTTTATCGGTGCGTGGGGATTAGCACAAGCGATCGCACGGGCGGTAGCAACTGTTACGGGTGGTGCAGTCCTCGATATTGGCAGACAAATATTTAGCGATCGCGTCCTGGCTTACGGCTTAGTATTTACAGTGCAAGCATTTGGAATGCTTTTGGCAATTTGGTTTCTCAACCGCGTTGATGTGGCAGAATTTCGTTCAAACGCTAAAAACGCGATCGCTTCGATACTGGAGAATGAATTAGATTGA
- a CDS encoding inositol monophosphatase family protein gives MNTDFWTSILDFAQTTTQQVGTQLLKDFGHVQASQKADGSLVTQSDKWADQALREAIATHFPEHGILSEEGDQTFPGSEWCWVIDPLDGTTNFTRGIPLWAISLGLLYQGTPVFGCIYLPPLNQVFHGFFPGESQLKMPSGAFLNHSPIHSSNDAPGSNHFFSLCARSTSVIQPGFPCKIRMLGVASYNFLTVAAGTTLGAVEATPKVWDLAGAWVIVKAAGGAWVSLHSQPLFPLLPGKDYGDRSFPTLVVSHAELVPVFRPYMQKIAQ, from the coding sequence TTGAATACAGATTTTTGGACATCAATTCTTGACTTTGCGCAAACGACAACCCAACAGGTTGGAACGCAACTTCTCAAAGATTTTGGACACGTACAAGCGTCACAAAAAGCCGATGGCAGTTTGGTGACACAATCAGATAAATGGGCAGATCAAGCTTTACGCGAGGCGATCGCAACTCATTTCCCCGAACACGGGATTTTAAGTGAAGAGGGCGATCAAACTTTTCCTGGTAGCGAGTGGTGTTGGGTTATCGATCCTCTCGATGGTACGACGAATTTTACCAGAGGAATTCCACTATGGGCAATTTCGTTAGGTCTACTCTACCAAGGAACTCCTGTTTTTGGCTGCATTTATCTACCACCACTTAATCAAGTTTTTCATGGCTTTTTTCCAGGAGAATCTCAACTAAAAATGCCGTCTGGGGCTTTTTTAAATCATAGTCCGATCCACAGCAGTAACGATGCTCCTGGTTCTAACCACTTTTTTAGCTTATGCGCGCGCAGTACTTCAGTAATTCAACCAGGTTTCCCTTGTAAAATTCGGATGCTCGGCGTGGCTAGCTATAATTTCCTTACCGTCGCCGCCGGAACGACGCTAGGTGCAGTTGAAGCAACGCCTAAAGTGTGGGATCTTGCTGGGGCTTGGGTTATCGTTAAAGCGGCTGGTGGCGCTTGGGTATCACTGCATTCGCAACCTTTGTTTCCGCTACTACCTGGTAAAGATTATGGCGATCGCTCTTTTCCCACTTTAGTTGTCAGCCATGCGGAATTAGTGCCAGTTTTTCGACCTTATATGCAGAAGATTGCACAATGA
- a CDS encoding ChaN family lipoprotein, which produces MKLFIKKRLLHNLLILSLGLCWLYSIPTYAANTFYPVKSSSLTLSRENLASSPQIISNLQDLLPHLAKANVVYLGETHNNLQHHQMQLEIIQSLHKQQPKIAIALEMFQRPYQRFLDQYIAGKLTEQELLEKTEYNQRWGFPWENYAPILRYAKANKLPVLALNTPSEVTRQVAREGLASLTPQQKQFIPPATEIRTDNVEYRQMILNAFEQHQQAGHGSSSDFENFFLAQVLWDETMAEKITLFHQSQPNYQIVVLAGQGHIIYGHGIPNRVARRVHKLTQHSVLLSPPEEQINSNHRIADFVIKRDK; this is translated from the coding sequence ATGAAACTGTTTATTAAAAAGCGCCTGCTACACAATCTATTAATTTTATCACTCGGACTTTGTTGGCTGTATAGCATTCCGACTTATGCAGCAAACACATTTTATCCAGTCAAATCTTCTTCGTTAACTCTATCGAGAGAAAATCTTGCTTCCTCGCCTCAAATTATTTCTAACCTGCAAGATCTTCTACCGCACCTAGCTAAAGCAAATGTAGTTTATTTAGGAGAAACGCACAATAATCTACAGCACCATCAAATGCAGTTGGAAATTATTCAATCTCTACACAAGCAGCAACCCAAAATTGCGATTGCCCTCGAAATGTTCCAACGCCCTTATCAACGATTTCTCGATCAATACATTGCCGGAAAACTAACAGAACAAGAACTTTTAGAAAAAACCGAATATAATCAACGTTGGGGCTTTCCTTGGGAAAATTATGCCCCGATTCTCCGCTATGCTAAAGCGAATAAACTACCAGTCTTAGCCTTAAATACTCCCTCGGAAGTTACGCGCCAAGTCGCCCGTGAAGGATTAGCTAGCCTGACACCCCAACAAAAACAATTCATTCCGCCCGCTACAGAGATTCGCACAGACAACGTTGAGTATCGTCAAATGATTCTTAACGCCTTCGAGCAACATCAACAAGCTGGACACGGTTCAAGTTCGGATTTTGAAAACTTCTTCCTTGCTCAAGTTTTGTGGGATGAAACAATGGCAGAAAAAATTACGCTGTTTCACCAATCTCAACCCAATTATCAAATCGTTGTCTTAGCAGGACAAGGACACATTATTTACGGTCATGGTATTCCTAATCGTGTGGCGCGTCGCGTACACAAACTTACTCAACATTCTGTACTGCTAAGTCCCCCAGAAGAACAGATAAATTCAAATCATCGCATCGCAGATTTTGTGATTAAGCGTGATAAATAG
- a CDS encoding cupin domain-containing protein: MLVQKLNNCPEFLAGDSTHLRELLHPDKQAITLRYSLAHATLPVGETSQPHSLKTSEVYYILSGKGEMHIDDETQIVEPGDAVYIPPNAKQFIYSCGDQPLVFICIVDPAWRKEDETVY; this comes from the coding sequence ATGCTCGTACAAAAACTCAACAACTGTCCTGAATTTCTAGCTGGAGATAGCACGCATTTACGCGAATTATTGCATCCAGATAAACAAGCGATCACCTTACGCTACAGTCTAGCTCATGCTACTTTACCTGTAGGAGAAACTTCACAACCGCATTCTTTAAAAACATCTGAAGTTTACTACATTCTCAGTGGTAAGGGGGAAATGCACATCGACGATGAAACGCAGATCGTCGAACCAGGGGACGCAGTTTACATTCCACCGAATGCCAAGCAGTTTATTTACAGTTGTGGTGACCAACCGTTAGTTTTCATTTGTATTGTCGATCCAGCATGGCGCAAAGAAGATGAAACTGTTTATTAA
- a CDS encoding HlyD family efflux transporter periplasmic adaptor subunit, with product MDTTQQRVKRPTLASSPAQLRQVKQQFANPDEFLSYELGKAVQELPPLYTRLLAGSISLVVFGAIGWAHFSKIDEVAIAPGELIASAQVRPVRALGEGSILAVRVKEGDRVNQGDVLVERNSDLPQAEVDRLTRSAQLINEDLKRLEAERTGAAASGTDLQDQLLSSRMQNFEARQAAAIAEANRQAAVINEARVRLSRLQDNLVNARSTLANAQQNQVNAQSIAEKARSLLANAEKREASLRTLLEDGAAPRLDYIEAQNAVLQAQAGVTNAEDGITNARSRITEAQDRVVSIEKEITAQVQQVRQAEQAYQAARDQAASLASERQSEILTQLNRRREEQATVQGQLVQARKQREQEVITAPVSGTIYSVKATSGPVQPGEELLSILPDGEELLLEVRVLNRDIGFIREGMRAKVKLATFPFQEFGTINAEVISVSPNAVNDEKLGLVFPTRLKLEKNSLQVRGQEVQLTPGMAATGEIVTRRKSVLTFLLEPVTRRFSEAFSVR from the coding sequence ATGGATACAACGCAGCAAAGAGTAAAACGTCCAACATTAGCTTCCTCACCTGCACAATTACGGCAGGTGAAACAGCAGTTTGCGAATCCCGACGAGTTTCTCTCGTACGAGTTGGGTAAAGCGGTTCAAGAATTACCACCTTTATATACAAGGCTTTTGGCAGGAAGCATTAGTTTAGTAGTGTTTGGTGCAATTGGTTGGGCGCATTTTAGTAAGATTGACGAAGTTGCGATCGCGCCTGGAGAATTAATTGCTTCTGCGCAGGTGCGACCTGTGCGCGCACTCGGCGAAGGATCGATATTAGCAGTGCGAGTAAAAGAGGGCGATCGCGTTAATCAAGGCGATGTGCTTGTTGAGCGTAACTCTGACTTACCGCAAGCTGAAGTTGATCGCTTAACGCGATCAGCGCAATTAATCAATGAAGATCTCAAACGCTTGGAAGCAGAACGTACAGGCGCAGCAGCATCAGGAACCGATCTGCAAGATCAGTTACTAAGTTCTCGAATGCAAAACTTTGAAGCACGTCAAGCCGCAGCAATAGCCGAAGCAAATCGTCAAGCAGCGGTGATTAACGAAGCGCGAGTACGCTTAAGTCGCCTACAAGATAACCTTGTCAACGCGAGATCAACTTTAGCTAACGCTCAGCAAAACCAGGTTAACGCCCAAAGTATTGCCGAAAAAGCTAGAAGTCTCCTAGCAAATGCTGAAAAACGCGAAGCTAGTCTACGGACACTTCTAGAAGATGGTGCAGCACCCCGACTCGACTATATTGAAGCGCAAAATGCTGTTTTGCAAGCGCAAGCGGGTGTGACTAACGCTGAAGACGGAATTACCAACGCGCGATCGCGCATTACCGAAGCACAAGATCGCGTTGTATCAATAGAAAAAGAAATCACAGCGCAAGTACAACAAGTCCGCCAAGCTGAACAAGCGTATCAAGCTGCACGCGATCAAGCGGCGAGTTTGGCATCAGAACGCCAAAGCGAAATTTTAACGCAACTGAATAGACGGCGCGAAGAACAAGCAACCGTTCAAGGTCAATTAGTCCAAGCCAGGAAACAGCGCGAGCAAGAAGTCATTACGGCTCCAGTTTCTGGCACCATTTACAGCGTCAAAGCAACGAGTGGACCGGTACAACCTGGAGAAGAGTTGCTGTCAATTCTACCAGATGGTGAAGAATTATTACTAGAAGTTCGCGTTCTCAACCGCGATATTGGCTTTATCCGTGAAGGAATGCGGGCAAAAGTCAAATTAGCAACTTTTCCTTTCCAAGAATTCGGTACAATTAACGCGGAAGTCATTAGCGTTAGTCCGAATGCAGTGAATGACGAGAAGCTCGGCTTGGTATTTCCTACGCGACTCAAGTTAGAGAAAAATTCATTGCAAGTTCGCGGTCAAGAAGTGCAGTTAACGCCTGGTATGGCTGCAACGGGTGAAATCGTTACGCGTCGTAAATCGGTATTAACGTTCTTACTTGAACCAGTCACGCGGCGCTTCAGCGAGGCATTTTCTGTTAGGTAA
- a CDS encoding type II toxin-antitoxin system HicB family antitoxin — protein MADDMWLGFLEEYPNYWTQGETEEELRDNLLDIYNELTSGTIPNVRKVAKLEVL, from the coding sequence GTGGCAGATGATATGTGGTTAGGCTTTCTCGAAGAATATCCTAACTATTGGACTCAAGGTGAGACAGAAGAGGAATTAAGAGACAATCTGCTTGATATTTATAATGAGTTAACAAGTGGAACTATTCCAAATGTTCGTAAGGTTGCAAAACTTGAGGTGCTGTGA
- a CDS encoding DUF6888 family protein, whose amino-acid sequence MFSTPEQKTQQCYILCCWLVKLYLPINIVCMDERTRNIFLLAGEEDIIEI is encoded by the coding sequence GTGTTTTCTACACCGGAGCAAAAAACGCAGCAGTGCTATATATTATGCTGCTGGCTCGTTAAGCTTTACTTACCTATCAACATTGTTTGCATGGATGAACGTACAAGAAATATATTTCTCTTAGCAGGAGAAGAAGATATCATAGAAATATAG
- a CDS encoding serine/threonine-protein kinase, translating into MLGKLVRDRYQIVQILSTTELCHTYLAKDTHQQHPTTCIVKNFQSVSDHPESLVTLRGLFLREVEALKRLGDYDRVPQLLDYFEANQAFYLVQEFVAGNPLNTEFEPGHTWSESQVVELLQEVLLILEFVHSHGLIHRDIQPSHIIRRRQDDRLVLVDFGSVKQAWTQVVTNQGKTNSNYFLSGPATIAIGTAGYTPTEQAQGRPRPNSDIYALGIIGIQALTGLNPTQFIQNSETGEISWQDKCQVSPKLAQVLDKMICYHYRDRYQSATETLQALQPLVKKHLYPQVVIKKKTDYTKELKQQTFLSKPALLVGSLIGSVAAILIIGGNYYFTRSPQRTPQQKPSVSLSPRSTLNNIVLDKTLSGHSDTVWSVAVKPNSQNILSGSSDRTIKLWNVSTGQVLQTFSRHSGTVWSVAVSPDGQRFASGSSDNTADVWDLTTGKILFTLAGHSGTVWSTAFSPDSATLATGSDDQTIRLWSMSTGKEFRQLLGHSGAVRAIAFSPDAQYLISGSSDKTIKIWDFRAGKVLRTLQGHSDRILTLAISPDGRLLASGSVDKTIKIWQISTGKLLHTLSGNSHWVNTVAFSPDGTLLASGIGKNLEVWEISTAERIRTPFQEASDITAVYFSADSKQLISSSRDNSIKILRL; encoded by the coding sequence ATGTTAGGCAAGCTAGTACGCGATCGCTATCAGATTGTTCAAATCCTCAGCACAACAGAATTATGTCATACGTACCTTGCCAAAGATACGCATCAGCAGCACCCAACAACTTGTATTGTTAAAAATTTTCAGTCGGTCAGTGACCATCCTGAGTCTCTAGTAACTCTAAGAGGACTATTTTTGAGAGAAGTAGAAGCCTTAAAAAGGTTAGGTGACTACGACCGAGTCCCTCAACTTCTCGATTACTTCGAAGCGAATCAAGCATTTTACTTAGTGCAAGAATTCGTCGCGGGAAATCCACTAAATACAGAATTTGAACCAGGCCACACATGGAGTGAAAGCCAAGTCGTTGAGCTACTGCAAGAAGTCTTACTCATCCTAGAGTTTGTTCACAGTCACGGGCTAATTCATCGCGATATCCAGCCAAGTCACATTATCAGAAGACGACAAGACGATCGCTTAGTGCTAGTTGATTTTGGTTCGGTAAAACAAGCTTGGACGCAAGTGGTTACGAATCAAGGAAAGACGAATTCTAACTATTTTCTCAGTGGACCTGCAACTATTGCAATTGGTACAGCAGGCTATACGCCAACCGAACAAGCCCAAGGAAGACCACGCCCTAACAGTGATATCTACGCCCTGGGAATCATTGGAATTCAAGCTTTAACAGGTTTAAATCCCACACAATTTATACAAAATTCCGAAACAGGGGAAATCAGCTGGCAAGACAAATGTCAAGTTAGCCCTAAGCTGGCGCAGGTACTCGATAAAATGATCTGCTATCACTACAGAGATCGCTATCAAAGTGCAACAGAAACGCTGCAAGCATTACAACCTTTAGTTAAAAAGCATCTATATCCACAAGTCGTTATCAAGAAAAAGACAGATTATACTAAAGAATTAAAACAGCAAACTTTTCTTAGCAAACCAGCGCTACTCGTTGGAAGTTTGATTGGCAGTGTTGCTGCTATTTTGATTATTGGTGGCAATTACTATTTCACGCGATCGCCACAACGTACTCCACAACAAAAACCGTCTGTTTCGCTTTCCCCACGTTCCACGCTTAACAATATTGTCTTAGACAAAACACTTTCAGGACATTCTGATACCGTTTGGTCAGTGGCGGTAAAACCTAATAGTCAAAATATTCTTAGTGGTAGCAGCGATCGCACAATTAAACTGTGGAATGTCTCAACTGGTCAAGTCCTGCAAACGTTTTCTCGGCATTCAGGTACAGTTTGGTCAGTTGCGGTGAGTCCTGATGGACAAAGATTCGCAAGCGGAAGTAGCGACAACACCGCAGATGTTTGGGATTTAACGACAGGAAAAATTTTGTTTACGCTTGCTGGACATTCGGGTACAGTCTGGTCTACAGCTTTTAGTCCAGATAGTGCAACTCTTGCTACTGGAAGCGACGATCAAACAATTCGTCTATGGAGTATGAGTACAGGAAAAGAGTTTCGTCAGTTGTTAGGGCATTCGGGTGCAGTTAGAGCGATCGCATTTAGCCCTGATGCACAATACTTAATCAGTGGCAGTAGCGACAAGACAATTAAAATTTGGGACTTCCGTGCTGGTAAAGTTTTAAGAACATTGCAAGGACATAGCGATCGCATTCTCACATTAGCAATTAGTCCAGATGGTCGATTACTTGCAAGTGGCAGTGTAGACAAAACAATCAAAATTTGGCAAATCAGTACTGGGAAATTACTGCATACTTTGTCTGGGAATTCTCACTGGGTCAATACTGTCGCTTTTAGTCCTGATGGAACTTTACTTGCAAGTGGTATTGGGAAAAATTTAGAAGTTTGGGAGATAAGTACCGCCGAAAGGATCCGCACACCGTTTCAAGAAGCAAGTGATATTACTGCTGTTTATTTCAGCGCGGATAGCAAGCAGCTTATTAGTAGTAGCAGAGATAATTCGATCAAGATTTTGCGGCTGTAG
- a CDS encoding helix-turn-helix domain-containing protein, with protein sequence MQANSLNPPIYSSEISGWQNIVVEEFCQPPGQEKYQSLTGHTLCLSLNPRPARLSQTIGNRRYTGLITKGDISIIPAKSLLYCQWNHEDRYLRIQIADAFLQQVAQETVVMDSNRVELLPEFRDRNPQIEQISTMLLTELYAGGFAGRLYVESLTNVLAVHLLRKYSAVSSCVVLCDRGLSDRQLLQVTDYISAHLAQDIKLSDLAQLLEMSQFHFSRLFKQSTGVAPHQYVLQQRGERAKQLLKTTKLPVMEIAMQCGFSSHSHLGKWMRQHTGMTPKTYRTS encoded by the coding sequence ATGCAAGCAAACAGTCTCAATCCTCCGATCTATTCAAGTGAAATATCCGGTTGGCAAAACATTGTGGTCGAAGAATTTTGTCAACCTCCAGGACAAGAGAAATATCAAAGCTTAACTGGACATACGCTGTGCTTATCTTTAAACCCGCGTCCAGCGCGCTTGTCGCAAACGATCGGCAATCGCCGTTACACAGGTCTTATTACTAAAGGCGATATCTCAATTATTCCGGCAAAGTCGCTGCTTTATTGCCAATGGAATCACGAGGATCGCTACTTGCGAATTCAAATCGCGGATGCGTTTCTTCAGCAAGTCGCGCAAGAAACTGTTGTGATGGACTCTAACCGCGTAGAACTCCTACCAGAGTTTCGAGACCGCAATCCTCAAATCGAACAAATTAGTACCATGCTTTTGACTGAACTGTATGCTGGAGGATTTGCAGGGCGGCTATATGTTGAATCACTAACGAATGTCTTAGCCGTACATCTACTGAGAAAATACTCTGCTGTCTCGTCGTGCGTTGTATTGTGCGATCGCGGATTGAGCGATCGCCAACTGTTACAAGTGACGGATTATATTAGCGCTCATCTAGCTCAAGATATCAAACTATCTGACTTAGCCCAACTGCTAGAGATGAGTCAATTTCACTTCAGTCGATTATTTAAGCAATCAACCGGAGTCGCACCGCATCAATATGTACTTCAGCAACGAGGAGAACGCGCAAAGCAGTTACTCAAAACAACAAAACTACCCGTTATGGAAATTGCCATGCAGTGTGGCTTCAGCAGTCATAGCCATTTAGGTAAATGGATGCGGCAGCATACCGGAATGACACCTAAAACCTACCGAACTAGCTAG